A stretch of the Rhinoderma darwinii isolate aRhiDar2 chromosome 3, aRhiDar2.hap1, whole genome shotgun sequence genome encodes the following:
- the C3H17orf114 gene encoding uncharacterized protein C17orf114 homolog, producing the protein MGVKVLRCFPWYGRRKERKKSKSSQEETPVATPPQEEKPRLRSTNSTGSDTDGQQSRAYFSGKARVSFRHEMDSTMFVNDSTF; encoded by the exons ATGGGAGTGAAAGTTCTGCGGTGTTTTCCCTGGTATGGAAGGAGGAAAGAGCGGAAAAAGAGCAAAAGTAGTCAAGAAG AGACCCCTGTGGCCACCCCCCCTCAGGAGGAGAAACCCAGACTCCGCTCCACCAATTCAACAGGCAGCGATACGGACGGCCAACAGAGCCGGGCCTACTTCAGCGGCAAAGCCAGGGTGTCATTCCGCCACGAGATGGACTCCACCATGTTTGTGAACGATTCAACCTTCTGA